Part of the Deltaproteobacteria bacterium genome, TGAAGGCCTGCCTCTCAAAGAGGCCGTGCGAAAACTGGAGACAACCTTGCTTAAAAATGCCATGAATTCAACTCAATACAACCAGAAGAAGGCGTCGAAAAAACTGGGGCTCACCTACGACCAGCTCAGGGGGCTTTTACGCAAATATAAAAAAGAGATGTGATACCCATTCGAAAAAGGGCATCGCATCTCTTTTTTATTTTTCGCGGAACGCGTAGTAGTACGTCATCACCTTCTCAACATATGCTTCGGTTTCCTTGATGGGCGGAATACCGCGGTAGCGATCGACGATATTGGGGCCGGCATTGTAGGCCGCCAGCGCCAGGGGAAGTTGGCCGTCGTAACGCGCCAGCAACTCCCGGAAATAGAGCGACCCCCCCATGATGTTCTCGCGGGGATCGAAGGGGTCTTCGATGTTGAAGGCCTCCAGGTTTTCCGGCATGATCTGCATCAGTCCCATAGCCCCTTTTTTTGACACGGCTTCGGGGTTGAAGTTCGATTCCACCTGGATCATTGCCTTGATTAATGCAAAGGATATCCCCGCGGTGTAGGCGGCATCGGAAATAATGTGGTCGTATTTGGAAGTGGCGGCCTGTGTATTGGCGATTTTCTTCGGCTTTTCCTTCAAGTACAGTTTGTAATGCGAGGATGTGGGTGTATTGGTAAAATGAAGAATGCCGTCGCTGTCGAGATACATATATATGTCCGCAACAGCCGGTGTTGACAGTTGAAAAAGGCTCACGAGCAGGGTGACGGCCATGTATTTTTTCATGATTAGAACAATTCCAGTTGGGTATGGCCCCTTTTTTTTAAGGGGCTTTCGTCGATCTTACGGTAATTTTTCAGACCCTGCCGAATGTCGAACATAAATTTGGACGGCTCACGAGCTTCCTTTTTTCCAAAAACACTGCGTTTTTGGGCGTAGGATAGAAAAAGAGCCTGTTTGGCACGCGTCATGGCTACGTACAACAACCTGCGCTCTTCATCCTCGTCGGTCCCATGTTTCCCCTCACGCACAAATGGCACAAGGCCACGCTCACAGCCGCTAATGAAAACCACCGGAAATTCAAGCCCTTTTGATGCATGCATGGTCATCAGGGCGACTTTTTCCGCTCTCGAATCGAACATATCCGTATCCGTGTCCAGCGCCGATGCCAGGCACAATGCCTGTTTCGAGTCGTATTGTCCCGATGTAACAATGAAATTGTCCAACACATCCCTTTTTTTTGCATCGTTCGCCGTTTTTTCACGAATAGTGGTATTTATTAAAATATAATCGATGGTTTCCTGAAGATCACAGTCTTTCGTTTCCAAACGCATGCGCTCGAGCTTATCGATGAATTGCACAAATTTTAACTGGCGTTCCTTTTTCATCTGTTTCAGTGGAAAACGGCGAATATTTTTCAGGCTTTCGTCCAGGCTGAAACCGTTTTCAAAAGCCCAATCTCTCCACGTAGTCACGGTTTTACGACCGACCCCGGAGCCGGAATATTCGCAAACCCTCTCCACATCCAGGTATGATCCGATGCGGGACACTATTTTTAAAAAGGAGAGGAGCGCAAGAACGCATTTTTCCGAATAGGCCTCTTTTTTTGAGACGACCTGACAGGGAATTCCGGCCCGTTCGAAGACTTCGGCAAAAATGTTGCACTGGCGTGCGGTCCGCATCAACACGGCAAAATCGCCAAAAGAATAATCCGACGCGGTTGAATTGAGGTCCGTTTTATCGAAATCGATGGAATAAAAACCGACCCCGCCCACCATTTTTTCGATCTCCTTGCCGATGGTCACCGCTTCGCCCTTTTCATCGAAACAAGGCAATATCTCTATGTGTTCAGGGCCGTCTATCTTCGAAAACACGGTTCCGGTTCCCGCCGCCCGGTTTTCCCTTGCCGATCGTATCAACTGCTGGGATGCTTCGAGAACGACCCGAACGGAACGGTAATTCTGAGAAAGATTGATGGATTCAGCACCGGGGTAATCCCGGGTAAAACGATTAAAATACCTGACGTCCGAACCTCTGAATCCATAGATGGACTGGTCAGGATCACCGATGACGCATATATTGGCATCCGCGGGCGCCAGTTGCCTTATCATGCGATACTGGGCAAAATTGACGTCCTGATACTCGTCTATAAAAAGAAATCTATATCTATTTCGAATCGTTTCCTTCCGCGCCGGGTCATTTTCAAGGGTATTGACCACATTACATAAAAGATCCTCATAATCCCACAAACCCTCCCTTGAAAGCAGTTTCTGATAAAACGCGTAAACCCTCTGAAAATTTATCTCATCATCGTCTTTGATGCGACCGGGGGTATGGTGGGGGCCGCGGATGTGTCGCTTTTCCTGAGCGATCCTCTCAAGCAGTTCGGAAATATCGAATAATGCATCTGGATCCGATCGTTTCAACCAGCTGACCGCCCGCTCCAAAAAGTATCGACGTTCACTTTCGTCGACAACCCTGAAAGAATCATATGCCTCGTTTTCCGCCAACATCTGAACACAGAAGGCATGAAATGTCGCTGCCAAAGGCACTCTTTTTTCATCTTGCAGAAGGTGTTGCAACCGTTGACGCATTTCTTGGGCGGCTTTGTTGGTAAAGGTCAACGCCAATATTTGATCCGGCCCCGCCTGCCCGTTTTCAATGAGAGAAGCAATTTTGTGGGTGATGGTCAGGGTCTTGCCGGTGCCCGGACCGGCAACAATGATCATGGGGCCGTTTGTGTGGCGAATCGCCCGCTGCTGCCGGTCGTTAAGCGTTGGTGACGTTTTCACGACGCCCCTGCACCGGTTAGAACGCTTCTCAGGACCGTTTTTTTTTTGAAAAAAGATTCGTTCGCCCTCAGCAGCACCTTTCTTTTTTTTCACATTCGGCATTTTGAAAAGAGGTTTCTGGCCGAATAAAAATGCCCTTTCCTCCTTGTCGAAAATTTCTATTTTTCCGAATTCACCATCGAATCCGGGATCTATATTCACTTTTTTCCGGCGCACCCGCTGAATGGCTTCACTCAAATGGGGTAATTCGACACGTTCGAGATTCTCAAAGGATAAACTGTTTACGATCTTCAGTTCCGGACCCAGATGATCCAGCAGGCGTTCATAGTGATAGGACACCTTTTTGGTATTGGGTCCCACGCCCAGAAGCTCAGATAATATTTCTTCCAGTGGGATGATGCTTTGGTAGGGATGGCAAATCGAAGGCATTTGCCCCTCCAAACGGCTTGCCAGTTCTTCTACCCTGTACAGAACACCCAGCGTCATCGGCCTTTTGCACACCGGGCAGATGCCGGCTTTTTCCATGGTGCCGGCGGGCCATGAACGAACCCCGCATTTCCGATGCCCGTCAAGGTGATATTTTCCCTCCTCCGGATAAAATTCCAGCGTTCCTAAAAACCGATCGGGATCTCCCGATTCCATCGCCCCGCGAATGCTGTCGAACGACAAATCCGTGTCGAACCTATTGGCTTCCCTGCCCAGTTTGCCGGGCGAATGCGCATCTGAATTCGAAATGAGGGTCAAACCATCCAGAAATTTTACACGCCAGTTCATGGGAGGATCCGATGACAATCCGGTTTCAACGGCAAATATATAGGGGGTCAGATCTTCGAAACACGCTTCGACGGTATCAAAACCGGATTTAGATCCAAGAAGCGAAAACCAGGGAGTCCAGATATGTGCGGGTATGAGAAAATTTTTTTCCGAGGTTTCGAGTACAATTTCCAGCAGATGCTTGGCATCGAGACCCAGAATCGGCCTTCCATCGGAATGAACGTTGCCTATTTTTGCAAGTTCAGCGTTGAATTTTTTCGCGATATGTAAATCAGGAATAAATATAAGGTTGTGATTTTTTCTGGTTTTTCCATTTTTCTTATATATGTTGCTTATTTCACATGTCAGTATGAAACGGATATCGTCACGGCAGGATTTTGGAATGTGGCGTTCCAGCGATGAAGCGATATCTTCCTTTAATTTAAAAAGACCATCCTCCGCGGGCGTTAGTTTGGCTTCTATTTCGGAAAACCACCCCGGATGGGTGAAATCGCCGGTGCCGATCACCTTCAATCCTTTTTTCTGAGCGGCGATATACAGATTTTCCAGGTCTAAATTTTTTGAGGTTGCGCGAGAATATTTTGAATGGATGTGAAAGTCAGCAATAAATTTCATTTAATCATTATTTTAAACGGTTCAGGTATCGAATATGCTTGTATAGTCTTGCCAAAAAGGCTATATATTTATATTTAATACGTTATTAACTACAACATATAGTATTCTGTCGCTGTTTTTCCTTCTTAACAGATCGTATGTTGTCAATAAGTATGGAATTATGAACAACATCGGAGACACTGCACAAAAAATGGTCGTTGTTGATAGGTAATCAACAACTTTATTGTAAAGTATTAAATATATTTATGTAAATATATTCAATATATTATGTGCTTTTTGTAGTTATTGACAGCATATATATATAATTACTTTTATACTTTAAATAAGGAATAGATATGAAATTTACAATACAAAAAGACCAGATACTGGATGTTCTCTCCAAGGTACAGGGGTTGACCAGCCGGAAAAGCAACCTGGCGATAACGGAAAATATTCTGATTAAAGCAACGGACACGGGCATAAATTTGATGGCTACCGATCTTGAAACCGGGATGGAAGGGTATTATCCGGCCAAGATTGAAAAACCCGGCGCCGTCGCCATCAGCGCCAGAAAATTTTTTGAAATCGTCAGGGAGTTTCCTAAGCAAGATATCGCGGTGAATGAAGTTGATAATCGATGGATAGAGATTGGCAACGATACGATTCAATACCACATCGTCGGTATGGATCCGGATGATTTTCCGGACAATCCGAGTATAGAGGATGTCACTTTTTTTGAATTGTCGTCGGCACCTTTCAAAAAAATGATCGAAAAAAGTATCGTTATCAGTGGCGCCGGCGATGATAAAAGGGCCCATATCAACGGCGCGCTTTTTGAAAAGATAGAAGATGGAGATAAAAAGAAAGTAAGAATCGTTTCAACCGACGGAAGCAGGCTTTCGAAGTGCGACTATACCTTCGACCAGGAGATCGATCTTCCGGAAACGGGCAAGATCATCATTCCCAAAAAGGGGTTGAATGAAGTCGCGAAGTTCTTGTCTTCAGAGGGTGTCGTTTCCCTCGGTATCATGAACAATTATTTCATTGTAAAAAAGGAAAACGAAACGATCATCATAAGACTGCTGGAGGGTGAATTTCCGGAATACACCGACATTGTCAAAAAGGATGATGCTTATAACATCATTGTCGATCGGCATCAGATTACCATGCTGTTGAAGAGGATGTCCATTCTATCGTCGGAAAATTACAAAGGGGCTATTTTCAATTTCAATCAAGATCGGCTGCTGGTCAGTGCGACCAATCCGGAAATAGGCGAGTCAAAAGAAGATATGGAAATTGAATTTTCCAGGGAAAGGATCAGTGCCGCCTTCAATCCCAAATATATCATTGAAATACTAAATGCTATCGAAAGCGAAAAAATAATACTGAACATTCATACCGAAGACAAACCATGCATCATAAAAGGGGTAGATGACGACAGTTATCTGAGCGTTATCATGCCGATGAGAATCTGATGAAAAAAGTATACGATGAGAGCAGCATAGACGTACTGGAAGGCCTTGAACCGGTAAGGCTGCGGCCTTCCATGTATATAGGCAACGTGGATGTGGCAGGGCTTCATCACCTTGTTTACGAAGTCGTGGACAACAGTATTGATGAAGCCATGGCCGGGTATTGCAAAAACATACAGGTGACGGTTCATTCAGACAACAGCATCAGCGTCGAGGATGACGGCCGGGGTATACCGGTGGGAATTCACAAGACGGAAAATGTGCCTGCCGTCGAGGTGGTATTGACCAAACTTCACGCAGGTGGAAAATTTGACAATGATTCCTATAAGGTATCAGGAGGCCTTCATGGTGTAGGGGTGTCCGTCGTGAATGCCTTGTCGGCTTTTCTTGAAGTGGAGGTCTACGTCAAGAACAAGGTTTACTATCAAACCTATGAACGCGGCTTAAAAACCTGTGAATTGAATGTTGTCGGCAGCACGAAGAAGCGTGGAACCAAGATTCATTTTATTCCGGACGCGGATATTTTCAACATGGTAGAGTTCAACTACGATATTCTCAGCCGCAGACTGCGGGAACTCGCCTTTTTAAATAAAGGCATCAAAATTTTTCTAAGGGATGAACGCAACGACAATGAGGATCAATTTTTTTACAAAGGAGGCATAACCTCGTTTGTAGAATATGTAAACAAACGCCACACACCGCTGCACAAACCTATTTTCATCGAGGGCGAACGCAACGACGTGCAAATAGAAGTTGCCATTCAGTACAACGACACCTTCAAAGAAAAGATGTTTTCCTTTGCCAATAATATCAACACCGTAGAAGGAGGGTTTCACCTCATCGGCTTCAAAGCCGCCTTGACGCGCACCCTGAACAACTATGCGGTCAATGGAAATTTGCCCAAGAACCTGACCGCGAAAATCAGCGGCGACGATGTTCGGGAGGGACTGGCCGCCATCATCAGCGTGCGAATAATGAGTCCTCAATTTGAGGGCCAGACCAAAACAAAATTAGGCAACAGCGAGGTCAAGGGGCTTGTCGAATCGCTCGTGAATGACAAACTGGGTATGTTTTTAGAGGAAAATCCGTCTGTTGCCAAAAAAATTATCGCCAAGGCGGTTGAAGCCGCGCGAGCCAGAGATGCTGCCAAGAGAGCTAGAGATCTTGCCAGAAGCAAGGGATCCCTGGTGGATTCGACCCTGCCCGGAAAGTTGGCCGAATGCCAGATAACGGACCCCTCGCAACGGGAACTTTTCCTGGTCGAGGGGGATTCCGCGGGCGGTTCGGCAAAACAGGGCAGGGACAGGAAATTTCAGGCGATTCTACCCCTTAAGGGTAAAATATTAAATGTTGAAAAAGCCCGTTTTGACAAGATTCTGCGCAGTGAAGAGATAAAAAACATGATCACGGCATTGGGAACCGGTGTTGGGCGCGAAGAGTATGATATTGAAAAATTGCGTTATCACAAAATCATCATTATGACCGATGCCGATGTGGACGGATCGCATATACGTACGCTCCTTTTGACGTTTTTTTACAGACAACTTCCCGAAATAATAGAAAAAGGTTATCTATATATCGCCCAGCCCCCGCTGTTTAAGGTGGGCAAGGGAAAAAATGAAATTTATTTAAAGGACGAACGGGAATACAACGACTTCATTCTGAAAAGGGTCTGTGATAAGAAGGTTGTTTATCCGGGCAATGACGGTAAAAAACTGACAAATCATAATCTGTTCGTTTTTATAGGAAATTTATCTGAATATTACGCATCGTTATCTGGTATGGAAGTTAGAGGCGTATACCCTGAACTTGCAGAACTGCTGATAAATTGCGGTGTGGAAAACAGCAAGTTTATCCAAAACAGGGATAAAATGGATTTTCTTAAAAAACAAGTTGAAGCCAGTGGATATGTTGTGGAAAGCCTGCAATGGAATGAAGACCACGACGTCCATGAAATGCGGATTATCCCCTCGGATTCGTTGAAGAAAGAGATTCTGATAAAAAACCCGTTTATCAGTGACGTCAAGCCGATTACCATCGGGAGGGGACTCATTTACTCCCGCGATTTTCAGAAAGCGGTGGTTGTCGCTAAAAAAATAGCAAAGAACGACATCTCGCCGTTCACGGTCGAAAAAACGGAAACGGATAAAGACAGGGACAAGGAAAACCTGGTTTTCGATAATAAATTGGATTTATTAAACCATTTGTTAGAAGAGGGAAAAAAGGGCATCAGTGTGCAGCGCTACAAAGGGCTGGGTGAAATGAATCCCGAACAGTTGTGGGAAACCACCATGAATCCGGAAAAGCGCAACATGCTGCAAGTTCGCATCATCGATGCGGTGGATACCGATGAAATTTTTACCGTTCTCATGGGAGATGACGTCGAACCCCGTAGAGAATTTATTCAGAACAACGCGCTGGAGGTCAGTTCGCTGGACATATAGAATAGATGATTCGGCTTTTATGGTAACGGCAAATCTCACCGGGATTTGCCGTATCCTATCGGCCGGCCGGGTGGGCAAAGCGGACGAGGTGACGGCCTGCATCTGCTTTCTGGCATCCCATATGGCCCCGTTTGTGGTGGGCGCAGCCTGGTCCAAAGATGGTGGTTTGACGGCTTTCGGCTATTAGAGAATCTGCAGAAAAGAACTTCGCGTCATTCCGGCACCGACAGAGTCATTCAGGATGATCCTGGCGGATTGAAGCGTCTTCACATTGCGGTTGACAGGAAATCCATTGATGGTATCGGGTTTGAGTGCGCCTCTCGCCAGGTCGTATGGCAACCGTTGCATGCATACAACGGAGCAGTTGCCCCTTTCGTGAACGTTGGTGATCATCTTGTTGGCCAAATAATCCGTGACATCCTTTTTCAAGTCGGGTTGTCCGTTTTCCAGCACCTTTTCAAGGGTTAGGGGCAGCATGGCAAAATTGGCCTGGTGTTCGATCAGCAGGTCGAGTTTTTTCATGGACAGGTTGTTGTTCGAAAGCAGGGTGTGGATGTGGTGCGTGGCACCTCTTGTCGCGTAAAGAAAGACGCCTTTGCCGTTCATGTCTCCAAAAACATCGTTTTCGAGTTCGAGGGCCTGTATATACTCCGCAAAGCATCCGTGGGTTCTGGTGCGGGCATCCACAATCCCTTTTTCCGGTTTCAGGAAAGGAAAGGGTCCGCCACTGTGGATCGTCAGGCGGAAAGTCAAATCCGCGCGCAGGTAGATGGACACGATGGTGCGATGTTTTCCCGCAAGGATGTAGGCTTGAGCCAGGGTTTCGACCATCTGGGGGTCGTCTGCTAACGTATTGATGTCATAAGCAAAAGAATCAACATCGCCGTCGTACAAGTCGAGCAGGCCTTTAAAACCCCTGGCCTGTTTTATCTTTTTCGGAAAAGTGCGCTCGACCAGGCTGTGCTGAAGTCTGGCGGCCGTGGCCGGAACCCTGTGGGGCAGTGAACCCAACTTGTTGTCTAAGATGATTCCGTCTATTTTTTCGCCTTGATTTAAATCGTGTATGATTTCAGCCAGGTGATCGATAAAATCCGGCCTGAGCACTCCCTGGAAAACCCTGGTTTCAATGGTGTTGTCCGGAGGATCCACTTGTGCGGTTGTTTCGAGGGCCGTTGCCAGGGAGTCATCACCAAAAATGATGTTGGAGGTATCCAGAGGTGTAAACGCCTGGCAACGGTGAATGTTTTCAGCCCCGACGACAATGGATATGTCTCCCTTTTTGAGAAAACCGGAGAGGGAGAGCATGAGGAGCAGTTCCACACTGACGTTGTATCCCGGGCAACCGGCATACAGGTCGAAGGGAACCGCTGTTGGGCATTGCTCCCTGATTACGTCGAAGGGATATCTGATCAGCGGTCCGGCGTCGTGTTTGTCGTCACCGACATTGGTGGCTCCGATGACGATCTTGACGCGGGCGGGATCGAATTCCGCTTTATCCATCAGGTCTTTCAGCGAAAGCGTTCCAATCCGCGTATCCTGAGGGGCGACGACGCGGGTCCTGACGCCGACGCGTT contains:
- a CDS encoding lytic transglycosylase domain-containing protein, with protein sequence MKKYMAVTLLVSLFQLSTPAVADIYMYLDSDGILHFTNTPTSSHYKLYLKEKPKKIANTQAATSKYDHIISDAAYTAGISFALIKAMIQVESNFNPEAVSKKGAMGLMQIMPENLEAFNIEDPFDPRENIMGGSLYFRELLARYDGQLPLALAAYNAGPNIVDRYRGIPPIKETEAYVEKVMTYYYAFREK
- a CDS encoding UvrD-helicase domain-containing protein, producing MKFIADFHIHSKYSRATSKNLDLENLYIAAQKKGLKVIGTGDFTHPGWFSEIEAKLTPAEDGLFKLKEDIASSLERHIPKSCRDDIRFILTCEISNIYKKNGKTRKNHNLIFIPDLHIAKKFNAELAKIGNVHSDGRPILGLDAKHLLEIVLETSEKNFLIPAHIWTPWFSLLGSKSGFDTVEACFEDLTPYIFAVETGLSSDPPMNWRVKFLDGLTLISNSDAHSPGKLGREANRFDTDLSFDSIRGAMESGDPDRFLGTLEFYPEEGKYHLDGHRKCGVRSWPAGTMEKAGICPVCKRPMTLGVLYRVEELASRLEGQMPSICHPYQSIIPLEEILSELLGVGPNTKKVSYHYERLLDHLGPELKIVNSLSFENLERVELPHLSEAIQRVRRKKVNIDPGFDGEFGKIEIFDKEERAFLFGQKPLFKMPNVKKKKGAAEGERIFFQKKNGPEKRSNRCRGVVKTSPTLNDRQQRAIRHTNGPMIIVAGPGTGKTLTITHKIASLIENGQAGPDQILALTFTNKAAQEMRQRLQHLLQDEKRVPLAATFHAFCVQMLAENEAYDSFRVVDESERRYFLERAVSWLKRSDPDALFDISELLERIAQEKRHIRGPHHTPGRIKDDDEINFQRVYAFYQKLLSREGLWDYEDLLCNVVNTLENDPARKETIRNRYRFLFIDEYQDVNFAQYRMIRQLAPADANICVIGDPDQSIYGFRGSDVRYFNRFTRDYPGAESINLSQNYRSVRVVLEASQQLIRSARENRAAGTGTVFSKIDGPEHIEILPCFDEKGEAVTIGKEIEKMVGGVGFYSIDFDKTDLNSTASDYSFGDFAVLMRTARQCNIFAEVFERAGIPCQVVSKKEAYSEKCVLALLSFLKIVSRIGSYLDVERVCEYSGSGVGRKTVTTWRDWAFENGFSLDESLKNIRRFPLKQMKKERQLKFVQFIDKLERMRLETKDCDLQETIDYILINTTIREKTANDAKKRDVLDNFIVTSGQYDSKQALCLASALDTDTDMFDSRAEKVALMTMHASKGLEFPVVFISGCERGLVPFVREGKHGTDEDEERRLLYVAMTRAKQALFLSYAQKRSVFGKKEAREPSKFMFDIRQGLKNYRKIDESPLKKRGHTQLELF
- the dnaN gene encoding DNA polymerase III subunit beta, which encodes MKFTIQKDQILDVLSKVQGLTSRKSNLAITENILIKATDTGINLMATDLETGMEGYYPAKIEKPGAVAISARKFFEIVREFPKQDIAVNEVDNRWIEIGNDTIQYHIVGMDPDDFPDNPSIEDVTFFELSSAPFKKMIEKSIVISGAGDDKRAHINGALFEKIEDGDKKKVRIVSTDGSRLSKCDYTFDQEIDLPETGKIIIPKKGLNEVAKFLSSEGVVSLGIMNNYFIVKKENETIIIRLLEGEFPEYTDIVKKDDAYNIIVDRHQITMLLKRMSILSSENYKGAIFNFNQDRLLVSATNPEIGESKEDMEIEFSRERISAAFNPKYIIEILNAIESEKIILNIHTEDKPCIIKGVDDDSYLSVIMPMRI
- the gyrB gene encoding DNA topoisomerase (ATP-hydrolyzing) subunit B, producing the protein MKKVYDESSIDVLEGLEPVRLRPSMYIGNVDVAGLHHLVYEVVDNSIDEAMAGYCKNIQVTVHSDNSISVEDDGRGIPVGIHKTENVPAVEVVLTKLHAGGKFDNDSYKVSGGLHGVGVSVVNALSAFLEVEVYVKNKVYYQTYERGLKTCELNVVGSTKKRGTKIHFIPDADIFNMVEFNYDILSRRLRELAFLNKGIKIFLRDERNDNEDQFFYKGGITSFVEYVNKRHTPLHKPIFIEGERNDVQIEVAIQYNDTFKEKMFSFANNINTVEGGFHLIGFKAALTRTLNNYAVNGNLPKNLTAKISGDDVREGLAAIISVRIMSPQFEGQTKTKLGNSEVKGLVESLVNDKLGMFLEENPSVAKKIIAKAVEAARARDAAKRARDLARSKGSLVDSTLPGKLAECQITDPSQRELFLVEGDSAGGSAKQGRDRKFQAILPLKGKILNVEKARFDKILRSEEIKNMITALGTGVGREEYDIEKLRYHKIIIMTDADVDGSHIRTLLLTFFYRQLPEIIEKGYLYIAQPPLFKVGKGKNEIYLKDEREYNDFILKRVCDKKVVYPGNDGKKLTNHNLFVFIGNLSEYYASLSGMEVRGVYPELAELLINCGVENSKFIQNRDKMDFLKKQVEASGYVVESLQWNEDHDVHEMRIIPSDSLKKEILIKNPFISDVKPITIGRGLIYSRDFQKAVVVAKKIAKNDISPFTVEKTETDKDRDKENLVFDNKLDLLNHLLEEGKKGISVQRYKGLGEMNPEQLWETTMNPEKRNMLQVRIIDAVDTDEIFTVLMGDDVEPRREFIQNNALEVSSLDI
- a CDS encoding SDR family oxidoreductase, whose protein sequence is MVTANLTGICRILSAGRVGKADEVTACICFLASHMAPFVVGAAWSKDGGLTAFGY